A stretch of Clostridium sp. BJN0001 DNA encodes these proteins:
- a CDS encoding superoxide dismutase, producing the protein MKFDKIKLNYAYDELEPYIDGLTVEIHYSKHLQTYVNNLNALLEGHSEFVQNKSLEDILKNTSDIPEDIKQGVINQGGGVANHNFYFSILSPNAKTRPDGKLLDAINSKFGSFDQMKEKVSSAAIGQFGSGWGWLVLDENGELEVITTLNQNSPLSINKKPLLTIDVWEHAYYLKYKNVRPDYVKNIWNIIDWSKIEKIYESYTK; encoded by the coding sequence ATGAAATTTGATAAAATAAAATTAAACTATGCATATGATGAACTAGAACCATATATAGATGGATTAACTGTAGAAATTCATTACTCAAAACATTTGCAGACATATGTAAATAATCTAAATGCATTATTAGAAGGACATAGCGAATTTGTACAAAATAAATCATTAGAAGATATATTAAAAAATACTAGTGATATTCCAGAGGATATAAAACAAGGCGTTATAAATCAAGGTGGAGGAGTAGCAAATCATAATTTCTATTTTTCAATCTTATCACCTAATGCTAAAACTAGACCTGATGGAAAACTTCTAGATGCTATAAATAGTAAATTTGGTAGTTTTGATCAAATGAAAGAGAAAGTAAGTAGTGCAGCAATAGGTCAGTTTGGTTCAGGATGGGGATGGCTTGTCTTAGATGAAAACGGAGAATTAGAAGTAATAACAACTTTAAATCAAAATTCTCCATTAAGTATAAATAAAAAACCTCTATTAACTATAGATGTTTGGGAACATGCATATTATTTAAAATATAAAAATGTAAGACCTGACTATGTAAAAAATATATGGAATATTATTGACTGGTCAAAAATAGAAAAAATATATGAATCTTATACTAAATAA
- the rbr gene encoding rubrerythrin encodes MKKLNGTKTAENLMKSFAGESQARTRYTYYSSIAKKEGYVQISNIFMETAEQEKEHAKRFYKFLKRDFEDETIEIKADYPVSLHDKTAKNLRAAAHGENEEWEKLYPTFAKDAEEEGFPEIALIFKKIAEVEKTHERRYNKLLSNIENGTVFKKEKPVLWKCTNCGYIYEGTEAPKACPACAHPQGYFEVFIENY; translated from the coding sequence ATGAAAAAATTAAATGGAACTAAAACTGCAGAAAATTTAATGAAATCTTTTGCTGGAGAGTCTCAGGCTAGAACTAGGTATACTTATTATTCTAGTATTGCAAAGAAAGAAGGATATGTTCAAATATCTAATATTTTTATGGAAACTGCAGAACAGGAAAAAGAGCATGCAAAAAGGTTTTATAAGTTTTTAAAAAGAGATTTTGAAGATGAGACAATAGAAATAAAAGCAGATTATCCAGTATCACTTCATGATAAGACTGCTAAAAATTTAAGAGCAGCAGCTCATGGAGAAAATGAAGAATGGGAAAAACTTTATCCTACATTTGCTAAAGATGCAGAGGAAGAAGGATTTCCTGAAATAGCTCTAATTTTTAAAAAAATAGCTGAAGTTGAAAAGACTCATGAGAGAAGATATAACAAATTATTATCTAATATAGAAAACGGAACAGTATTTAAGAAAGAAAAACCTGTATTATGGAAATGTACTAATTGTGGATATATATATGAAGGAACTGAAGCACCTAAGGCATGTCCTGCTTGTGCACATCCACAAGGTTACTTTGAAGTATTTATTGAAAATTATTAA